From a region of the Cucumis sativus cultivar 9930 chromosome 6, Cucumber_9930_V3, whole genome shotgun sequence genome:
- the LOC105435834 gene encoding uncharacterized protein LOC105435834 isoform X3, whose protein sequence is MESDISLIEVAGEDDSLLQQIPQDDLLNLERKMEGSTAGNSGFFLCSPLLTGRSNATIAGSSTASSADYTDKENINANNIEGPKLNIMPQQMKKKKKAGGYNLRKSLAWNKAFFTEEGVLDSVELSMITGSTSTSCVEALGAIDEEIPAESSGGCYKDLSLKDKLFKDMSISTPSAGRKNGRCLMPKRGSSTKDNVKLKEPSAKDVNWSGSKRGSCPRPAASSSVKRPIISTATKIVNKEERIPRIPVPKRDPIPTTISRAPRNAASIRASDAKSNPVAQRVNQVAQRAGSIPKMTTCKGPSINAKRALNKDVNASKSLKAKSSIEQPRRKLANPVLKVNPLRLQYGSTDSNEGLKAVTNSLISKPLSLNDDGTKKVSASITQNAASDGRSMLNQTQMPKPSGLRMPSPSMGFFGQKKVSSFQSVPPDTSELHSISKSSIPNVRLAGHSNPICQLATLVPRNVTKANDGEASEETNVVSCLGSGSSLEPVSHDKAKSALKVANIHSGKMNVSGASTMNEVLSIHGLENPVLEHLGDVTRIHDEIQDQLDECQSHRVPFNFGDSTKSHLDETNDLCLQGMRKALDDPLSGVQNCYDQSSEQVELTNSSNFKIERTSPDHERLGIGTSNSLKRSRSSIEFDRGGFGDVSNDSNGQERCSFEQDEAFETHKVRVLRTRKAEASDLDRCISNECNNTMQSTSVLCNSDSMHIDDEITTATMSSSKASQGNSCSLASQNDYTSCENKHFTRENNDVSECQPDGENDCSSIPHSTGDACLDNDQVNRNCKSRTDEMADIGSDMQQNNTSLEVGRNQNDHGGVEIACYAEAAETVPISRDLRPSDNENQLYEAHICIEPENVQYEDKQNFPVLSSVIDFDQLPGFSALQNCCIDQVEDSPKNNQGYCSIDDLLHRSSCEENNKEIIIDSVIDCSESSDVYPPECPSNCDPIASPKDNCSAHEEIRETRKGDNILGSLEIDASLRSSSCSTAKSSEFGKIPSGEGTSETSSKEIVSEASTTCNDQTFCSPTKDLGLLIAISSCENVQQYGRDKELDNLKSPEMNGTTLCQNESELSSEMDHLLETEMCSTYNDNAQLEARTICNDSPFCSLTKDSGPSISNDDILSRENIEQYMEAKDLENQEMTRNTLCQNESEINSETDHLHDTEMCSTCNDNPQSEAIITCNGSSFCSPTKALGSSIPNEDILSREKIEVYLEAIELENHKSPNMNGNLVSQNENELNSEMHRLDAETCSTYADNSQSLELRKSEVVGKQNVMGTKTSTNAAPFSEEWLAALEAAGEEILTMKTGAVQNSPPDKSQPEPGPWSPGNYEHSYQTLIISHTR, encoded by the exons ATGGAGTCCGATATCTCTCTCATTGAAGTCGCCGGTGAAGACGATTCTCTACTGCAACAGATTCCACAAGACGATCTTCTAAACCTTGAACGGAAAATGGAAGGGAGTACAGCTGGAAACAGCGGCTTCTTCTTGTGTTCGCCCCTCTTAACTGGCAGATCCAACGCCACCATTGCTGGTTCTTCCACTGCTTCTTCTGCCG ATTATACcgataaagaaaatattaatgcAAACAATATAGAAGGTCCTAAGCTTAATATTATGCCGCAacagatgaagaagaagaagaaagcagGAGGATATAATTTACGTAAAAGCTTAGCATGGAACAAAGCTTTCTTCACCGAAGAAG GAGTTTTGGATTCCGTTGAGCTATCGATGATCACTGGTAGTACTAGTACATCTTGTGTTGAAGCATTGGGAGCAATCGACGAAGAAATACCGGCTGAGTCTAGTGGTGGCTGTTATAAGGATTTGTcgttaaaagataaattattcaAGGATATGTCAATTAGTACTCCAAGTGCTGGTAGAAAGAATGGCCGTTGCTTGATGCCAAAGCGTGGTTCATCAACTAAAGATAAT GTCAAATTGAAGGAGCCATCAGCCAAAGATGTCAATTGGAGCGGATCAAAACGAGGAAGCTGTCCGCGACCTGCGGCTTCATCGTC TGTCAAAAGGCCTATAATCTCAACTGCAACAAAAATTGTGAATAAAGAGGAGAGAATTCCCAGAATTCCAGTTCCAAAACGTGATCCTATTCCTACAACTATCTCTAGGGCTCCAAGGAATGCTGCTTCTATACGTGCAAGTGACGCAAAGAGTAATCCGGTTGCTCAAAGAGTTAATCAGGTTGCTCAACGAG CTGGGAGTATTCCAAAAATGACTACGTGCAAGGGTCCGTCCATCAATGCAAAAAGGGCATTAAACAAGGACGTCAATGCAAGTAAATCTTTGAAGGCTAAAAGCTCAATTGAACAACCGAGAAGAAAATTG GCTAACCCAGTATTAAAAGTGAATCCCTTGCGTTTACAATACGGATCTACTGATTCAAATGAGGGGTTAAAGGCGGTGAcaaattcattaatttcaaaacctCTTTCTTTAAATGATGACGGCACCAAGAAAGTTTCTGCTTCCATTACTCAAAACGCTGCCTCTGATGGTCGCAGCATGCTTAATCAAACCCAAATGCCAAAGCCATCTGGTCTGCGAATGCCATCACCCTCTATGGGATTTTTTGGTCAG aaaaaagtttcttcattCCAAAGCGTGCCCCCAGATACTTCAGAATTGCACAGTATATCTAAATCCAGTATTCCCAATGTGAGACTAGCTGGTCATTCAAACCCTATTTGTCAGTTGGCAACACTTGTACCTAGAAATGTTACGAAAGCAAACGATGGCGAGGCTTCTGAAGAAACTAATGTAGTTTCCTGCTTAGGCTCTGGTAGTTCACTAGAACCTGTTTCCCATGATAAAGCGAAGTCCGCCTTGAAAGTTGCTAACATTCATTCAGGGAAAATGAATGTATCTGGCGCTTCTACAATGAACGAGGTTTTGAGCATCCATGGACTGGAGAATCCTGTGCTGGAACATCTTGGTGATGTTACTAGAATACACGATGAGATTCAGGACCAATTAGATGAGTGCCAATCCCATCGTGTGCCATTTAACTTTGGTGATTCTACCAAATCACATCTTGATGAAACAAACGACTTGTGCTTGCAAGGGATGCGAAAGGCTCTTGATGATCCGTTAAGTGGGGTGCAAAATTGCTATGACCAATCTTCCGAGCAAGTTGAGCTTACAAACTCTTCTAATTTCAAGATTGAACGAACTTCTCCTGATCACGAGAGGTTAGGAATTGGAACTTCTAATTCACTAAAGAGAAGTAGAAGTTCAATAGAATTCGACCGTGGTGGATTTGGAGATGTTAGTAATGACTCCAACGGTCAGGAGAGATGTTCATTTGAACAGGATGAAGCCTTCGAAACTCATAAGGTGAGAGTATTACGGACAAGGAAAGCAGAAGCTTCTGACTTAGATCGCTGCATTTCAAATGAATGCAACAACACTATGCAGAGCACTTCTGTACTGTGTAATTCAGACTCAATGCATATTGATGATGAAATAACAACTGCTACAATGTCGAGTAGTAAAGCATCGCAAGGAAACAGTTGTTCTCTAGCGTCTCAGAACGATTATACTTCCTGTGAGAACAAGCATTTTACAAGAGAAAACAATGACGTCAGTGAATGTCAACCGGACGGTGAGAATGATTGTTCTTCGATTCCACATTCAACAGGAGATGCTTGCTTAGATAATGACCAGGTCAACAGGAATTGCAAAAGTCGTACAGATGAGATGGCAGACATCGGATCGGATATGCAGCAGAATAACACTTCCTTGGAAGTAGGAAGGAATCAGAATGATCATGGTGGCGTAGAAATTGCCTGCTATGCTGAAGCTGCTGAAACTGTACCAATAAGCCGAGATTTACGTCCAAGTGATAATGAAAATCAGCTGTATGAAGCCCATATATGCATTGAACCCGAGAATGTACAGTATgaagacaaacaaaattttcctgTTCTATCCTCAGTTATAGATTTTGATCAACTACCTGGATTTTCTGCACTTCAAAATTGTTGCATTGACCAGGTAGAAGATTCTCCAAAAAACAACCAAGGGTACTGCTCAATTGATGACTTGTTGCATAGAAGCAGTTGTGAAGAGAACaacaaagaaattataattgatagtGTCATTGATTGTTCTGAATCTTCTGATGTATACCCGCCAGAATGTCCAAGTAATTGTGACCCGATAGCATCTCCCAAGGATAATTGCAGTGCACATGAGGAGATACGTGAAACAAGGAAAGGAGACAACATTTTAGGGTCATTGGAGATCGATGCGTCATTAAGAAGTTCAAGTTGTTCAACTGCTAAATCATCTGAGTTTGGCAAAATACCAAGTGGTGAAGGTACATCTGAGACATCGAGTAAAGAAATTGTTTCCGAAGCAAGTACGACCTGCAACGATCAGACATTTTGTTCTCCAACTAAAGATTTGGGTTTGTTAATAGCCATATCGTCTTGTGAAAATGTCCAACAGTATGGAAGAGATAAAGAACTGGACAATCTCAAGTCTCCAGAGATGAATGGAACCACACTATGTCAAAACGAAAGCGAGCTTAGCAGTGAAATGGATCACCTATTGGAAACTGAAATGTGCAGTACGTACAACGACAATGCACAATTAGAAGCAAGAACAATTTGCAACGATTCACCATTTTGTTCACTGACCAAAGATTCGGGTCCATCAATATCCAATGATGACATATTGTCAAGGGAAAATATCGAACAGTATATGGAAGCAAAAGATCTCGAGAATCAAGAGATGACTAGAAACACACTATGTCAAAACGAAAGTGAGATCAACAGTGAAACAGATCATCTACATGACACTGAGATGTGCAGTACATGCAACGACAATCCACAATCAGAAGCAATAATAACTTGCAACGGTTCATCATTTTGTTCGCCAACTAAAGCTTTGGGTTCATCAATACCCAATGAAGACATACTGTCAAGggaaaaaattgaagtataTTTGGAAGCTATAGAACTGGAGAATCATAAGTCTCCAAATATGAACGGAAACTTAGTGTCTCAAAATGAGAATGAGCTCAACAGTGAAATGCATCGACTCGATGCCGAAACATGCAGTACATATGCCGACAATTCACAATCATTGGAGCT TAGGAAGTCCGAGGTTGTCGGGAAGCAAAATGTTATGGGAACTAAAACTTCAACAAATGCTGCTCCATTTTCTGAAGAATGGTTGGCTGCACTTGAAGCTGCTGGAGAG GAAATCTTGACCATGAAAACCGGAGCTGTACAAAATTCACCTCCCGACAAGTCTCAACCTGAACCTGGCCCATGGTCTCCG GGAAATTATGAACACAGCTATCAGACTCTCATAATTTCACACACCAG GTGA